A genomic region of Gemmata massiliana contains the following coding sequences:
- a CDS encoding Rieske 2Fe-2S domain-containing protein encodes MSTKYVPVKWNRNKKVYDAFVVVGITLYLAVFVTVGRAAWTGENAISFPVLLARALGTCALVMLHVALALGPLARIDERFLPLVYNRRHLGVATFLVGLAHAIVTTSYYHGFGARNPLVSLFSVPGPVPFEWLGAGALAILFVMAATSHDFWQKTLGGSAWKWLHLSVYLAYALLVAHVLFGALRSESSLVYPVVVGTGFVALAGLHLATGRHERRCDERPLPKTDRVQLPIGWVDAGSVDEIPQDRAKVVCLPGHERVAVFRHAGGISAVTNVCAHQRGPLGEGRVVDGCITCPWHGWEYRPDDGCSPPPFQEKIATYRVAVRDRRVLIDPDPLPPGTHVEPARIEEEYRVTN; translated from the coding sequence GTGAGTACGAAATACGTGCCGGTGAAGTGGAACCGGAACAAGAAGGTCTACGATGCGTTCGTAGTAGTTGGGATCACCTTGTACCTGGCCGTCTTTGTTACAGTGGGCCGCGCGGCCTGGACCGGCGAGAACGCGATCAGCTTCCCGGTGCTCCTCGCTCGCGCGCTCGGGACGTGTGCGCTCGTCATGCTGCACGTGGCACTCGCGCTCGGCCCCCTCGCTCGAATCGATGAGCGATTCCTGCCGCTCGTGTACAACCGCCGACATCTCGGTGTCGCGACGTTCCTCGTCGGGCTGGCGCACGCGATCGTCACCACCAGCTACTACCACGGATTCGGTGCGCGCAACCCACTCGTGTCCCTCTTCTCTGTGCCGGGACCGGTTCCTTTTGAGTGGCTCGGCGCCGGGGCGCTCGCGATCCTGTTCGTCATGGCGGCGACGAGTCACGATTTCTGGCAGAAGACCCTCGGCGGAAGTGCGTGGAAGTGGTTGCACCTATCCGTGTACCTCGCCTACGCACTGCTCGTCGCCCACGTGCTTTTCGGCGCCCTGCGGAGCGAATCGAGTCTGGTGTATCCGGTCGTCGTGGGCACCGGGTTCGTCGCGCTCGCCGGGTTGCACCTCGCGACCGGGCGGCACGAGCGCCGGTGCGACGAGCGCCCCCTCCCAAAAACGGATCGCGTCCAGCTCCCGATCGGATGGGTCGACGCCGGCTCTGTCGACGAGATCCCCCAAGACCGGGCCAAAGTGGTGTGCCTCCCCGGTCACGAGCGCGTGGCCGTGTTTCGGCACGCGGGCGGGATCTCGGCGGTGACGAACGTGTGCGCCCACCAGCGCGGGCCACTCGGTGAGGGGAGGGTCGTGGACGGGTGCATCACGTGCCCCTGGCACGGGTGGGAGTACCGCCCCGATGACGGGTGCTCGCCCCCACCGTTCCAGGAGAAGATCGCAACTTATCGCGTAGCGGTGCGCGATAGGCGCGTGCTGATCGACCCGGACCCACTTCCGCCCGGAACGCACGTCGAACCCGCAAGGATCGAGGAGGAGTACCGTGTCACGAACTGA
- a CDS encoding SDR family NAD(P)-dependent oxidoreductase — MQPKRVALVTGSGAKRVGSVVAGALARRGYAIAVHYRTSAAEASDTVAALRSAGGEAAAFPADLTDERAVRAMVRDVLGHFGRIDALVNCAAVWKPKPLEEVTAADVRFHFDTNALGTFLTCQQVGLAMAQQPEGGAIVNIGDWAEVRPYPGYAAYFPSKGAVTATTRCLAVELALRNPRVRVNAILPGPVMLPPDLPEAEKQQAINATLVKREGSPSNIAQAVLSFLDNDFVTGACLPVDGGRTVYAPE, encoded by the coding sequence GCTCGCGCGCCGAGGATACGCGATTGCCGTTCACTACCGGACCTCCGCGGCCGAAGCGAGCGACACGGTGGCCGCGCTCCGGAGCGCGGGGGGCGAGGCCGCGGCGTTCCCCGCGGACCTTACCGACGAAAGGGCCGTTCGCGCGATGGTCCGTGACGTTCTCGGCCACTTCGGGCGCATCGATGCGCTGGTGAACTGTGCCGCAGTGTGGAAGCCGAAGCCGCTCGAGGAGGTGACCGCCGCGGACGTGCGGTTCCACTTCGATACGAACGCCCTCGGCACGTTCCTGACGTGCCAACAGGTCGGGCTGGCAATGGCTCAACAGCCCGAAGGGGGCGCGATCGTGAACATCGGCGACTGGGCCGAGGTGCGGCCTTACCCGGGGTACGCCGCGTACTTCCCGAGTAAGGGCGCGGTTACCGCAACGACGCGCTGCCTCGCGGTAGAACTGGCTTTGCGCAACCCGCGCGTGCGCGTGAACGCGATCCTGCCCGGCCCGGTGATGCTACCGCCCGACCTACCCGAAGCGGAGAAGCAACAAGCGATCAACGCGACGCTTGTGAAGCGCGAGGGCAGTCCCAGCAACATTGCCCAGGCCGTGCTGTCGTTCCTGGACAACGACTTCGTGACGGGCGCGTGCCTGCCGGTGGACGGCGGCCGAACCGTGTACGCACCGGAGTAA